From the genome of Plectropomus leopardus isolate mb chromosome 9, YSFRI_Pleo_2.0, whole genome shotgun sequence:
ttttaaacttgatttcagggttgttttttttaacaactttttacaaatttcctgcaaatttttgagttatttattcttaatttgcttattgcctttttcccacgtttttaacttaaattgagtcagtttgttcaggtttcaaagggttaaagagagagtatttaagtgacatttattcagtttaaatgTTTAGTGTGTTGGATTTATTGGTATCTAGCGTTGAGGTTGCATAACTGAAAATTCTCCTGTGTGACAAGCGTGTACGAGAACGGCGTGACCAACAGGAATGGCCATTTCTGGAGTCGGTGTTTgctttgtccattctgggctactgtagaaacatggtggactccgtggaagaggacccgcttcatatgtagatataaaaagcTCATTCTAAGCTAACGAACAGGCAACAatttttagtttcaggtgattataaactgaaTGAGAATCGCCagtagatgcccctaaatcctgcacactggacctttaaagatGTAAGCCTGGGTGGTTCTAGTTAATCCACCATTGCCCAAATCGTTTTAATTTCGTAACTATTTTTACAACAATTATCAAGATAATAAAGGGAGGCTGTGCTGATAATTTTTTCAGCCTTGTGCTCTGCGTATGTTCACACTACAAGGTTTGCGTAGCATTTCGGTTCACCAACTGCTTCAACGTTAAATGTAGTTACATGCACAAtcctgcctttattttgaaaaaaagaggcaggATCAACACCTTGAACAATCCTGCCTTTTCTTGCAAAATCAAGGGAAACCTTTTGCACTTCTGAAACCTTTGACTCATCCTCTATGATAGATGGATTAGGAATGTGATCGAAAGATGTACACAAATTTCAGTGACAACTAATCCACAAACAACCGTTAAATTGTGAACCCTAAACACCCACCCCACGCAGTCCAAAAATGCGGTTTTCTGTTAAACATGATCAGTCTTGTGGTCGATCATTTCTTCcatttgttgtttattgacaAACCAAAAGTTGCCTCATTTGTGTCCATACATGATTTGGAACTGTATGTGTAAAGACACAGACTGtcctgtgtatttgtgttggTAGAATTAGATAAAGGGATTGTTTCATGAGCAATATGCCTCATAAAGATTTCAGTGAACTTTGatttcagtgtttcattatTCGCAATGCTCTGTGGGCTCTAACATTACCATAAGCTCCATGAGGTGGGACGAGATTAACGATCCACTGCGTGTCTGTTGACATGGAAATACGGCAGAGTGTTGTGTCTTTCACCTGAAACTACGTCTCCATGGTCTGAGTGGTCGCTGCTCTGTGtgggcgttttttttttggtttggcaGTGAAAAACATGCTTACAGATGGTAATATACTGGGGTGACGATCACTTATCTGTAATGTGGATTTCATTATGAGCAGGATCAAAGAACTGCTGGCCTATGTGTCAAGATTTGGCAGCACAATTGACTTTGTGGTCTTATATTCCTCTTTCCAAAAGCAAAAATCTCTCAAACTGAACCTTGATTACCAAGGTATAAATTAAACTTTGCTCCAAAGAAAATGAATCAGCCCCAAGCTATGGGTTCTTTGTGTTTGCTCtcacttaaaatttagtttttggtggGCTTCTAGCAacaattattctgttttttaactttctgtcttttcatgattgattgtttggtttctaaaatgttacaaaatggTGACAGAAGTTCCATCACAAGTTTACAGAGCGCAAACTTAAAATCAAAActatatgtatttgttttttttattttcatttgtttgacttattttattcatctatttgCACATACATGGGAATAAAAAGgcagtacaaataaaaaatataaactttgtGTAGAagtttaaaggcaaaaatggctTATGAAGATACCTCCCCATTAAACAGCAATAATTacacaaagaaaccaaaaacaaatactaTATAGCTGATCCGAGTTTAATGGATTAAgcagtaatttaaaataaataatagaaattttaaaatgacaaaaggttTATGTTTGCTTTAGACCCATTATAAACTAATCAATTAAgtgttacaggttttttttcttttcaaacattttttgaaaaataataatccagATGCTGATTGTAGTTTGTAGTAAATTTGTTTTACCCAACAGCCCATaaccataaaataataaaattactgggatatgaaacagagaaaagtagCTAATCCTCAAATTTGGGTAACCATTTAAAATTGTTGATTATTGTTGTTACTGtgtatataattatgataatttattatataacactttaaattccttttaaataatgtggaaaaaccTGTTTGACCAATTTGATTTTTACTAGTTATCAACTTTAAAATGTGGTCATAGTTATGGCAATAGtacataaaaaaatccttttaaataatatggAAAAAGTAAACTCTTATTAGGAatcaactttaaaatgtgtgttcGTGCATATGCTAataaattcattattatttaaaataatgtaatgtaaacgTAACGTGTAATATATGAACACACTTTAAGTTACCTACTCAAAAAATTTAAGTTGttccaacattttttcacattatttaaaaggttTGAAAGTGTTAATAGTCTTTTTGTTGGACGAATCAAGTTTTCTATTgctaaatttacatttatataactTACATAGCtgtaactttgtatttttaatgataaataaaacaacgaCGGGCTTTTGGTCGATGTATTATGTCACCATGTGACACCAAACCCGTTGTGTCAAAATGTTGCCCGCGAAAAAATGTGCGTCATAGTATGTTATCCCATTTTTCATGTATATATGGTCTTTGACGTTTTATAACGATATAGTTACTGACTGCGGACTTTATGCGGTCGTTTTATACGGTTTTAATCAAACATCTGTTGTCCTTTGTCCCTCAAAAGACAGACCATCGGACCGGAAGAGTCGTCGTCTTATTTGACGCTCGTCTTACGTCACGGCGCCTCTGCTATAAATTCAGCTGCGTTGTTACTCCTCCGCCATTTTATCAAAGAGAACCGTTAAGCGGACCGTTAGGTCATCTTTATCCTGCTACTAAGCTTCAACAATGACCGACCAGCTTTGCAAACTTTTCGTCGGTGGTCTGAACGTGGACACCGACGACGATGGCCTGCGCAAGCACTTCGAGCAGTACGGTATGCTCACCGACTGCGTGGTCGTGGTGAACAAAGCGCTGCTGCGGTCCCGCTGCTTCGGCTTTGTCACCTACTCCACGCCGGAGGAGGCCGACGCTGCCATGGCGGCTAGGCCTCACACCGTCGACGGCAACATGGTCGAGGTGAAGCGGGCCGTGGCGAGAGAAGACGCCAACAAGCCAGAGGCCCTCGCAAAGGTGAAGAAAATATTCGTCGGTGGTTTGAAAGACGACATCGAAGAGGAGCACCTGACCGAATATTTCTGTACCTACGGCCAGATCGAGAAGGCCGAAGTCATCTCGGAGAAGGAGACCGGGAAGAAGAGGGGCTTCGGCTTTGTTTATTTCACCGACCACGACGCGGCCGATAAAGCCGTCGTGGTGAAATTTCACACCGTCAATGGACACAAAGTTGAGGTGAAGAAAGCCCTGACGAAGCAGGAGATGCAGGCGGCCAATAGAGGCGGTATGGCACCGAGAGGCAGGCCGATGCGAGGCATGAGGGGAAATCAAAATGGCTACGGCAGCAGGGACTACGGCGGAAACTACAACTACGGAAATGGCGGCGGCTACAACTGTGGCGGTGGCGGCTACGGAGGCTATGGCGGACCAGGTTACGGGTACGGAGACCAGGGAAGTGGCTATGGCGGTGGAAACGGCTACAACGAGTTTGGCAGCGGCTATGGTCAGCATTCATCCGGCTACGGTCCCATGAAGCAGCCGTTCAGCGGGCAGAGGAGCGGGGCTCCCTACACCAGAGGCGGCGGCGGTGGCGGCTACCCGAGGGGGGGCTACGGCGGCTACTAGACGAGCCGGCACTCATCGACCACCCCCATCCCCCTCATAAATTACCTCCAGCCAGGATTTGGACGTCAAAATCAAATTCAGTAACGGGGCGTCTGCCGTGAAATCCAACAATGGCAGAGATACGGACACAGAGACCCCCCTAATCACCAGACCTCAAAAACCCAAACAGGTAGGAAGGTCACTTCCCAAAAGCCTGATAATAACGAGCAACAGCTCAACTAGGacatataaaaaatgaagaataaaacatccctttttttattatgtgaCCACGCCAATGCGTGTAGTTGTCGTTTAgagttgaatattttttatttgcgtTCACgcgttgtttttgcaaatttcgaTGTAGGattgtttttcatgattatcctaatatttgcattttaagcaGTTAGATTTTGTTTTCCCTTGAGTTTAGTGTGATTTCAATGTATGAGGATGAGAAAGCATGTTTTGTGGTGTATCATAGCTTGTCTTAACAACATCAACTTGTATCTTACTTTGGGTCATGTAGCTAAGGTGGGAACGTGATACTGCAGGAtccagttttgttttctccCCCCATACTGTACTCAGACTCTCCTCACGCATAGTTAATAGTTTCAGTCTAaatattgttcatttttcattacCTGTAGCAATATCTAATGTATATTGTATACTTTCATGTCTGGAGAACAAAACCtactgttaaaacatttttttggtatgCTTATGtatgttcattttaaataaaacgtTATACCACTTAGCTTagttattttacttatttaaccAGGCTTCCTCAAGTTCATCCACAGGTTTTATAAGTGACATCATCCTTAGTTACATGGCATCTTTCCCACAGTTTATTCCCTTACTCTCAGGTGGGTGAAATGGTTACAGAAAATGGTTGTAGTCTACCCACAGCCAATGCATGTAGGCTTTGTAGGGTTTGAcgttgtttcattttaaattatgtggTTTTGTAGACATTGCTAACTTTTTTATATCTTTCCTTTTCCATTTGAATACAATCTTTATGTGGACATGAGGGCTCTGATATTTATCTTTGATTATTCCTACTTCCTATTAGGTGTTCTTACTCGTATTCCAGTATGCTATCCCAGCCATAATAGCCGTAGCAGTTTGTTTGTAGGCTACATCAGGACCCTGTTGATTACCTGGGGTCGATTGTGATAGGAGTCTGAAATATCTCTTTAGGATATCCACATCCAGCAAACTAGGTATGTAAATCAACCTGTCTTCACTCTGTGTTGGTCAACCATGTATGGCATATCTTTGACATGGTGCACAAGTGTGCCATTATTTAATCTTAAAGTAACACTTTTAATCATAGCTTAATCAGTCTTATATAgctaatattaaaataaaaacaaaaacgggGGGGTTACTTAATTTGGCCTTTAATGAACTTTTAAGTGGGTGGAAGGGGACCCAAATTTTGTTCCaccatttaaatgaaataatggAACGAGTTAATTGGTGTCTCTTCCAGGAAACTTTGCAGGGTTCAGTTTctcactctgtttctctcccgTCTCCTCCAGGTTGCTACGGTAACCTGGGCACGAGGACATCACCCCTGAAAAAGGATGGGGTGTGTCTCCACGCCGTCGGGGGGACCAGAGAGTGGTTGTCCCTTCTCCCCCTCAGGTGATGTCAGTTTTCACAAAGGATTGCCCACATTGTGGTCATACAGGggttttattctgaaaggtTTTAATGGAAACTTGGTGGATTATGAAGTTTTGGAGAATTTTGATAACACAGTGCCCTGGTGCGATCTTAAAATTTCTTTCTCCAATGATCAGCACTAATGGCCCTGTGATGTAGTATTATGGGCTGATTATTTGCCTCTTTTAACAGACCTAAATATACTGAAACTAGAACATCTTTTTAATAAATCACCTTTGAGCATAAGACTTTTAGGATCATTTAGTCAAGCTGCTGATGACCTGGGAGAAAGAATTTGCACTTTGGGCACTGTGGatttcaaaatacaataaacatttatgattataatgtttgtcttgtgtttttaataagtCTGCAGGCTTTAACaataatacattacatttaagaGCAACTTTGAGATCATGTTGAATCACATAagatcaataataaaaaatgcgATTAGCAGTAAAGCACCAGTTATTTAACACCAGTGAAatcaaaaataagcaaacacaGCTCAGTAATGAGTTAAAATCCAGACCCAGAAAACAAGATCCGGTTGTTGAGTAAAATGGTGAAGTTAGTTTACAACGATGTGTTTTGGGAGCCGTTGGGTATATATTCTGTAATAACCCGTTAGCTTGGCTACAATATGATATCCAATCTGATCCAATCCAcgttatttatatagcacaatTTTAACAAACACAAGGTTTCTAAAGTGCTGCACAGCCAGGTAACATCGATAAGTAGACAATATTGGACATTATTGTTGGATGGAAAAAGCTGTGCAGCAGTTGGAAGACTGGGGAGTGCAGATATGAttttgtgactttaaaaaaagtaaaagatagTATATGGCAAATAAAATCTTGGTGTAAGGTATAAGAACAGGCTATAAGCCATCAGTAAAGTTCAAatattaacaacatttaaaataaatgattaaaatgtacCATATTATAAATACAGCATCAATACATCCAAACATTCGTGTCTTCTAATAAGCAAAAGACCACAGTTCAGCGGTAAGTTTAGTTTAGTCTGCTGGAAAAGATGCAAACGTAAAAATAAGCTAGTACATGGAAGAAAAATGATTGCTCAGACACTCACCTGCTGAGTGAGCAGATATATTTGAATCGGGTTAAAAGCGCTTTGTTTCAGAAGGTGGAGTTGTTGGCGTGTAAAGGctagttttaaaatgtttttagaccACTGATTAAAACTCAAATGACTATATCTGACAAAAAAGTATTAGACACAATTCTCATGATAGTTGAGGGAGGAAAAATCAAAAAGGAAAGGTGTCACATAGACCTGTATTGATCATTTTTCCTGGAGACTTATTGACGATGAGAAGCGGTGATCAAAGCCTCGTGCTCGTACGGCCCCACGTGTGCCTCCCAGTTACTAGATCAGGAAGTAAAAGCCTCATTGCGCAACATACTGCACGTACACGTCCCCAGGCCGCTGATGTAATCTGCTGTTAAAAAGCGACGCGAACTGAAAcatgcatatatatgtgtgtgtgtgtgtgcgtgtgtgtgtgtgtgtacatgtacgATGCTCAGTAATCCTGAGGTTGATCATACTGGTCACAACAGTCTGTTAGATGAAATGTTGaacaaaagtgaaatgaaaatatataactGTTGGTGTGGTTTTGTAgaattttattgtgttgtgcTCTGTTGGATGGTTTTCgtgttttgtcatgatgaaCATTACATCTGACAGCACAGGTTTTACGACTTTCTCACTTTAACAGTGGTGCCTTGATTTTGATCAGAGCCACCgcaattttataaaattatcaaGTGAAAGAAGCCCAACCTCAACTCAGAGGTACATTGCTGTAATCCCTCAATTTTCTAAAAGTGGGGAGTAGGGCCTGTCTGATGTACTGTGACTCGCTCTGCTGTTTTGTGACAGAAATcttaaaatctgtaaaagtgATGCATGACGCGGCGACGGGAGTGTAATCTTTACTTTTGTTCTTACCTTTTATAGGATAAGGGGGCTTGACGATTTCTGATCATCCCATAGGGAAAAAGGAAACGACTGTTATGTTGGCCATGATTTTTATGAATCtacaataaattatatatttttatacaccAAGACGCTTGTTATGTTGCTTATTTATATTGCGGATAGAGGAGTTGCATGTCTCCCACGCTGGGTTTTTCTGTGGGTCAGCTGAGCTGTGACCAGGCAGTTGGTGGATTTATTATAAAATCTGGTGATCTCTGGAGCACTGTGACTTTTGTCCAattcagtgcttacattttttttggcgCTGGCAGTAAGTGACAGACGTGGCTTGCCTGTGGTAACGTCTTGGTTTCTGTATTTTGATTGACAccagataaaaagataaatctgtgatccacgtgtgtgtgtgtgtgtcacacttACAGCCTCGATTGCGTCTCTGCAGCTGGATACGTGCACACATatcttgtacattttaaaggagccctgtggagttttcatttaaacaactaaacatatatttatattcagtgTTACCAGAAGGCGCACATTTATGTAAGTGCATTTTAAAccctttttaatgcattttaaagaaatatagtGCCACACTCTCAGTTAATGTTTGCAGATGTGCAGATTCACACAGAGCGTGTCTCGagcaaagaaaaccaaaaatacgGGCAAGGACAGTCTGCAGATTATTACGAGTTAATAGGTCATGCTAGAGAGGGCTTACttactttttattgttaagAAAATCCTTAATtgtgtatattttaatgtttaccAGCAGTCTGCGTTGGCTGGGGTTTGTACTAGGTGATGGAAGTACTAAAATTTGACTGTCTGgaatttaaagctttgaaaatcagatattttttaatttggtccttgaaaaagtataaaagttTATCATTTATGAAACACATTAGAGAAATGtttcaactctttttttgtcctgtgcCAGTCATAGGTCTAAATAATTTAACCATTTATTAAACTAAGTCAATGTTACGCCCTGTAgtgtgtttgctctgtttaAAGAATCAAAAATGGGTACTGTCGAAATACTTGAAAGTTTTTGGCCTGCCCGTCTGTACGGACCCTGATGCTGGCTCACCTGAAGGCCTGTGCAGTCGTGTGAAATCTTTGGCAGGAGTGTGTATCCCGTGCATGTGtgcaagattttaaaaactttcatcAGATAGTGACGGAAAGTTGTCTTCGGTTAGGAGctcaaacaacatgaaaaaaaaaccattccCACCCATCAGACTCATAAAAACATGCGCAATGTCACAAAAAGTAGTGActaatttgtcttgttttaaagTATATTGGGGTGGGAATTTCtagtttaaaacacacacacacacacacaaacaagctttGTTAGATGTCAGTAAACTCCCTCAGGGTGCCTTTAAAGCTGTTGAACTTGAACTGTCAGAGACATTAAAGATGAGGAGCTAAGTGTAATAATAatgctaaatttaaaaacagatgagACAGAAGTTGACCCGTTTTACAGTCTGACTTCCTGAAAAACTGATACTGCAGTTTTCACGGTGACGCGTGCGTGAATGAAACTGATTGTGGCAGTCTTCACAGCTCTACGGGCTCTGCACATGGGCGCGTCACAACATGATTTAATGACCTGTAGATTCTTCTGAGCCAGGATGGAGACGCACTCAGtctgctttttctctgcagCCCGGTGAGAGGAAGCTGAGATAAGTTTCACTTCCAGTGAAATAGCTGACTTCAGCCAACCTAAACTTTGCAGCAAACCCCATGAGGCAAAAATCACTGAAGTGGGTCAGCACTTTCacgaaaaaacataaaagttgaATGTGTTGTTTGTAGTTGGCTCAGAGCATGGGTACATCCGTTTATACTCTGTTGCTGCGGGTTCAAGACCAGTGTAACCAGTTCTCGTCCTGTCACAACACTCTTTCTCCATCCCGGAAGAGGGATCGCTCCTCTGTTGCCCTTCAtttgtttccctccttttttttcctgttaaaaaggtcttaaaaggcGTTTTCTCTCATTTGAGTCGAGTCTAAGACAGAGGAGGTCGTTTGCTGTACAAAGGGTAAAACCTCTTGTGGTTGATTTGTGATATTGAACTTTCTAAAATAAGATTGACCTGAGCTGATGTGATTTGGATCATTTAGGTTCATGAATTCACCGTTTAAAAGCACAGATATCAATCAATGATCAGTTAAATCACAATGAAGACAAGATTTGAAAAGGATGCTGTCATGTTCACGGTCAGACTAGAGACCACTAAATAGAGTATTATGAATAATTTCAAAAGACATAGTTGGCTAAGTGGGTCATCAAAGACTGTCATGCATTTGGTTTTGTATTTTAGCAATGGGTTCAAGACTAGTGTGATCACTTATCtctgtttttaagtaaaacattAACAGAGGACATTAAGCGCtgctgattttttctttatcagATTTCtacaagacaagaaaatatatatttccacTAAATCCCAGCCAGATTATTCCactttttatgttgttattttcagtcttATCTTAACTCAAGTATGGCATTACATCAAATATAtctaaagtttgtttttttagaagcTGGCAACCTAAATCCAAAACATTCTGGTATCGATATACAGAAACATAAGAAATTAAGAATCAATCTTGAATCTTTCCAACAAAAGCTTTTCTGGAAAAATTCTATGATATATCCTAGATGCTTCTTTGAGCAGTATTTAcacagtatttattattatgtatttattattattattattatggtgaCTTTATTATTGAGCATTTAACATCAGTTGCAATGAGagataaatgacattttacaaaagcTGAGAAtgataattttaatataaattcaTAGATTTTTGCAATGCTCatagtaaagaaaacatgaatggatataaaaacaaagcatcattcgtacatgtttttttatttaattctcaTATTATTTTCCTTGTAAAATGACGGTATCTGGTGTGTTCAAAGAACATAAAAGCGTACTGGTTTTATTTAAGCACGCTCAGTGTGCACAACATTCAGTGGTTTTACAGTACCAGCGATACAAGAACAATAAGATTTTGAATATAACCTTATTATTGTGCTTTTGATTGTACAAGAACAAAACGAAAGACCATAAATGTTGATATCCACGCTTCCCTTTCTCCTCAGCGGCGGACTCTGAGATTTCCGACACGACTTGAAGGCGGCAGCAACGTCAAACGCCTGCGAGCCAATCAGAGCGGCGACTCATTTCAAGGTGACCAATCAGCGACGGATACGTCTTACGAAGGCACGCGAGTCCGCCCTGACGTTGCTCATTGAAGAAGAAGGAGAGGGACGGTCTCAGCCCCAGAAGAAATTCAATCATGACGGCCAAATTGTGCAAGCTCTTTGTCGGCGGTCTGAACGTGGAGACCAACGAGGATGGCGTCCGCAAGTATTTCGAGCAGTTCGGTAAGCTAACCGACTGCGTTGTGGTGATAAACCAGATCGGCCGGTCTCGCTGTTTCGGCTTCATCACCTACTCGACGCCGGATGAGGCCGGCGCAGCAATGGCGGCTAAGCCACATGTCGTCGAAGGCCAAGAAGTGGACCTGAAAAGAGCCATAGCGCGGGAGGATGCTAACAACCCGGACATTGTCGCTAACGTTAAGAAAGTCTTCGTCGGCGGTGTGAAAGACCACATCGAGGAGGGGAACCTGACCGAGTACTTCTCGCAGTACGGCGTGGTGGAGAAGACCGAGATCATCGTCGACAAGCAGACCGGCAGGAAGAGAGGCTTCGGCTTTGTCTTCTTCGAGGACACCGACGCCGCCACCAAAGCGGTGCTCTGCAAGTACCACACCATCGACGGGACCAAGGTGGAGGTGAAGAAGGCTCTGACCAAGCAGGAGATGTCCACCAGCTACCGCGGGGGGAGAGGTCGAGGCCGGGGGATGCAGAACTACGGCGGCGGCGGAAGAGGAGGTTACGGAGGCGGCTACGGTAACAGCTACGGAGGCGGCTACGGCGGCGGGTATGGGGGAGGTTACAACGGCAGCGGCGGTGGAGGATacggcggcggcggcggaggATACGGCGGCGGGTATGGAGGCTATGACGACGGAGGATACGATAACCAGATGGGGTACAGTAACGGTGACTTTGGGGACGGCTACGGGCAGCAGCACTCCAGCTATGGTGCAGTGAAGGGGGGCGGCTACTCCTCCTACAGGAGCGGAGCTCCCTACAACAGAGGCGGCGGCGGCTACAGCCGGGGGGGCGGCGGTGGGtacggcggcggcggcggcggtggtTATTAGGGTCTCTCTCCACGTTTTGTGATGTTCATGGGGAAAATTTCAGCGGACTTGAATttacacgcgcacacacacattacacacgcCCGGGTGAGGGGTCTTTGCAGGgttcagttaaccctttgaaacctgagcaaattgatttctttgaCAAACGTGGGAAGAAGTTCTTGAGCAATGACGGaggaaattagcaagaaattaatcaaaagtTCAAGCaggttacctgaaaattaagaGTGCTGTACAATACAGTACTGACATTTTGCCGATATTATTTTGCCCATTaccaatatcaatatatcctttttttaaagtgatcatcaagtctcttcatttattttgcatacTCTTGTGATGGCTCACCAGCAGATGGggatataaaatgtgtttacagtgatgtaatattcattcattgtgcaagaaatatttcaagttagggttgatgttttataCATGTTCACTtcattcaagaaaaaaataaaacaaagtcgCCTTTATTCTCAtggttttttaaagaaacaccaATTTGCccagagttcaaaggttaaagtacttgttaaaggtgtctgaatgcagcgcaTTAAAATTgttgtccaggtttcaaagggtttggGGAGCAGAGCCCATCACCCACCCAGAATGAAATGAGACTGGCCTCTGGATTCTGGCTACCCCCACTCGGACCCCCTCTGTCCTCTTATTCCACACATATGGACTTTACTACTAAGAATTGTGAATTATTGAATTGtacttttgttatgttttggggAAAGACTTGCTTTGAACCATTTGTAAAGCCGTAATCAATGTCAGTCACTGCTTCTCAACTCAAACAAttgagtttgttttgtcttgcaAACCAGCCAGATGTGTctgttattttttgcatcatgAACTCAGGGTTATAAGTAATGTTGGTGGCAGTGTCGGGCAGCATGGGACTCgattgcttgagtttcttgatCTTAAAACACTCGTGACAAAGTATTTTTTGGATGAAATGTCACGGACTGTTTTGTTACCTGtaaagctattttatttttccacttttcccGTCCCAATACAGGCTTTTGTTTagattaaaaactgttttgaaattcaTGTGTTCAGTTCACCCCTGTTTGATTCTgcttttattaaagtttttaatgttttgaaaatctaTCTA
Proteins encoded in this window:
- the LOC121948457 gene encoding LOW QUALITY PROTEIN: heterogeneous nuclear ribonucleoprotein A0-like (The sequence of the model RefSeq protein was modified relative to this genomic sequence to represent the inferred CDS: deleted 2 bases in 1 codon); its protein translation is MTDQLCKLFVGGLNVDTDDDGLRKHFEQYGMLTDCVVVVNKALLRSRCFGFVTYSTPEEADAAMAARPHTVDGNMVEVKRAVAREDANKPEALAKVKKIFVGGLKDDIEEEHLTEYFCTYGQIEKAEVISEKETGKKRGFGFVYFTDHDAADKAVVVKFHTVNGHKVEVKKALTKQEMQAANRGGMAPRGRPMRGMRGNQNGYGSRDYGGNYNYGNGGGYNCGGGGYGGYGGPGYGYGDQGSGYGGGNGYNEFGSGYGQHSSGYGPMKQPFSGQRSGAPYTRGGGGGLPEGGLRRLLDEPALIDHPHPPHKLPPARIWTSKSNSVTGRLP
- the LOC121948458 gene encoding heterogeneous nuclear ribonucleoprotein A0-like, giving the protein MTAKLCKLFVGGLNVETNEDGVRKYFEQFGKLTDCVVVINQIGRSRCFGFITYSTPDEAGAAMAAKPHVVEGQEVDLKRAIAREDANNPDIVANVKKVFVGGVKDHIEEGNLTEYFSQYGVVEKTEIIVDKQTGRKRGFGFVFFEDTDAATKAVLCKYHTIDGTKVEVKKALTKQEMSTSYRGGRGRGRGMQNYGGGGRGGYGGGYGNSYGGGYGGGYGGGYNGSGGGGYGGGGGGYGGGYGGYDDGGYDNQMGYSNGDFGDGYGQQHSSYGAVKGGGYSSYRSGAPYNRGGGGYSRGGGGGYGGGGGGGY